The window atagaagaATGAAGTTTCAAATCTAAAATCTCTCATTTATATTTCCTCCCACGACCCACCCAACCCAATCCATCTCTACCGCAACCTATACTACTTTAGTCACAAGTCCTTGATTGGTAATATTACTCATTGTATCATGTCCATGCTAGCAGACTTTGGCTTTGTTAAAATCTCACATGTGAGGAGATCAAACAATGTGCCTGCACATTCGTTGTCTAAAATGTCCTCGCCTCTCGACGGAAGTAGAGTTTGTTTTGTAAACTTTCCGACGACGCTGCTATTGCGGATGTAAGCTGAACAAAAAGTAcggttttctttccaaaaaaaaaaaaaaaaccactaaAATTGACCCTATAATTTGTTGAACGTAGAAATGTCTACAAAATATAAATGTCTTTGGGGAACTATTTTTAAAACAATAATGTAGTATCAATTATCACTGTTTCAGAAATTTTCACTCGTGCTCTTGAACCATCAtgttttgtctttctatcagATGAACGCAGTTAGAGGTGGACAATGGTACAATCGTTCAAATAGCAGCGGATAAGGATAGCAGAATAAGCAAGATGGGAATTAGTATCATAGCATCTGCAGCAAGCAACCGACTGTTGGCAGAATCGGCGTTGATTGGAAAGAGGCTCCAGTCAGGATTATCTAGACGAAGCAATAGCCATCCAACTGGCACTAATCAAAGCCAAAGAGCAGCAATGGCCAAGAATAAGAGTTGGCATCAATGATAAGAAATCGCTATCACTAGTCCAACAGAGAAGATCCAATGACATTAAAATGATGGCATTGGTGGAGGATATCAAGGCCTTAGCTCCATTGATTCAAATGTGCACCTTTTGTTgaacaaatataaaaaatatggACTTATGTGTTAGACTCATCACTCATGcactaatctttttttttttttgacgagggtttgtttggatagagtattatttaaaataattattgttacactttttatgatgtgatgtatgtgagataaaaaagtgaattgaaaaatatgtttatgatgcaagcgaaatattatttgggataatttgctATCCAATTATTTGGGATCCAAGCGAAATATTTGCTATccaaatattatttgggataatttatCATAATTGTGATGTTGGTTGTCCTGCTGGTTCTGAGTTGGAGGAGGAAATGCGAAGGAAATCCAAAGGGGAGCAAGTTGCTGCTAAGTTTGGAGTgatattttgttgtttttgcagAAGAAGATCAGAAAGTGACATTGGGTTTATTGAGAAATTGAAGCTGTATTTTGTAAAAATTGAAGTGTACTGCAGTTGTaattgacctttttttttttttttttggtaaaaatgtGTGAATCAAGTCTAGAACTTGATGTAGATGGAATCGAGTAGGATTCGAAATGTACGAGAATCCCATTTTGTGCGAGGAAATGGAACATGTTCTGATTGTGAGAAACTGGTTTCAATTCTGAAATTGTAATTGGTTTCCCCAAATTTGTTGTCCCTGTTTTACTTTAAAAAGGTACTTGACTGTGTCTTTATACCAAGTACAATGCATGAATTAATGTACACAAGAAACtgtaaaagaaaagagaacaatATAATACTTcctccgtcccattttgatagtcctgtttcttttttcacacagtttaagaaaaagtagttaactttgttggaaaagtaaatttagattgctatttcctaaaataccctcacattaaatatggtactccctccgtcccactttcaTAGTCCCGTTTCTTtcttcacacagtttaagaaaaagtagttaactttattgaaaaagtaaatttagattgctattttcctaaaataccctcacattaaatatggtacaactttatgaaaacttgaatggggtaggtttatgataaaaaaagaatcaactctcattaaatgaggtaggtttatagtaacaacaacttacattgaataagggtattttaggaaaattaaaatacaactgcattcttcaattggaaagtggactacaatttgggacagacgaaaaaggaaaacgagactatcaaagtgggacggagggagtacaattttatgggaacttgaattgatggtaaaaaaataataaattctcATTAAATAGGATAGGTTTATAGTAataactacttacattgaataagggtattttagaaaaattaaaatataactacattcttcaattggaaagtggactacaatttgggacggatgaaaaaggaataccggactattaaagtgggacggagggagtataagaTAGAGAAATGTATGAAAACATGAAAAATGATTGTACTGAAAAATGATAGTTTCCCATTGAGCTGTTTGGACCATAGACACACGTGTTTACTCCTTGGTATGAATATGCACTTTTGTATGGAAAGGTTGGGCCGGTTGCCAACTACTGTAGTTATAGATAATTAAGAAAATCTCTAacgtttttttttaaaaaaaaaaaagaaaaaaaaaggtaatctgtacagacttttttttttaaaaaaaaattaaaaagaaagaaatctacAAACCTCATTCATTCAGTTTCAGTTCCTGTTCCGTGTCTTTAATTTAATTCTTTTTGCCTTCAATAGGCAGCAGTAGCATTGAAGTCAAAAATTCCTCGACCCCATTAGTAGTCATAGACTCGTATTGTCAATTACATCATATGATATGAGTCGGACTTTCAAAAATCAGGTTCAATTCATTTTATCCGTGTCACTTTTAGGATTCGGATCATGAGTTTTGGGTTAATAAATGCGAAGATGATACTCAACTCATAaaatatttgaattttgaaccTTATTCACACTTAGCCCAAACTCACTTATTACTTCTCAATTTTTTtgatataattactataactattaagttgtaaaactaatttagcATTCACAGGattataatattaaaactaaacatgaacaagtAATAGTCCTTGAAAAGtacataaatcaagaatttttcaataatatttatatttaattcgttcaaaatacatgaaaatagtaataaaatatGCGGTCATAAACCCCTACGTCTTCAAATGTTAGAACTTCTTCGTAGCTTTGTGATTTGAATTCTAACATCTTTGATGATTTGTGTTTCtagatcaaaaaaaaaattcaatattatgctaatacaaaaatttactcaatcaataagaaaaattagtttCAATTATGCATTATCAATATTGGCTCTCAAAAAAGATAATAGAAGAGTTTTCAtatgtatttttatattttgtaatttgtatatatttaatatttaataatataatatcaaaatataaataatatacaCATAGGTAATTAAAAGATCGAATTTATATCGGGTTTGAATTTAATAAAACTCAAACTCGACACTTATTTAATTCGAATCTAATTTTAGCCCAAACTCAGATAGGCTCGTGAAAAAATCGGGGTTGTTATGCtgaacgagtcgagctcggggCTCCATTGACTGTCCTAAGTACTGCTTCTATTGCTGCTATGACTAGCTGCTGTTGCCACTACTGCTACTAATAAGCAAGGTAAAAATCGTCTCCAAGGCTAAGACCGCCGCAGCTGTCCCATGTCTCTGACATTCTCCtgcaatttctaaaattattcagACTTACTGATTCTCTGACCTAACTATGGAAACCCTACCTCTTCAGCACTGCCCATTTCCTTCCACCTCCGGCTCCGGTTTCCTTCGCTCCATCCCCTCAGGTTATAAAACCATCTCAATCGCAACCTCCAACACCTCACGTCTCCTGCCTGCACTCAAATGCTCCACCATTACTCCTTCTCCGTTTGGTAAATTGAAATCTCCTGCGACCCATCATTCCATTTATTCATTCACTGCAACTTTAGTTTTTATTAGTGCTCGTTTTCTTTTTGTGTATGTGGAAATGGCACGCTGCGGCGGGGTGCAGTGGACCAGTCGGCCAGGTTCAAGGAGGCGGCGAAACACGGGAATTTGATCCCCTTGTACAGGCCTATATTCTCCGATCACCTCACCCCTGTCCTGGCATATCGTTGTTTGGTCAGAGAAGATGATAGAGAAGCTCCCAGCTTTCTATTTGAGTCCGTTGAGCCTGGCTTGAAAGTTTCCAGCGTCGTAAGCTTCTTTTTACCAACCCAATTAAGTACCCTTAAGCATCCCCTGGCTATGTATAATAATCCAGCAACTTTtaagaataaattaaaaaaaaagaagagagacaGACATTAAGAGGATGTTACGTGGTATGTAAGTGTAGCATTGTTGTTAAGTCGTACTACAGTCATCAATTTTAGTAAACAAGGATATCATTCTGGACTCAGACGCATTTATCATGCAATAATGTTTTAATGTTTCTGTTTTGCAATTATTATCACAAGTTGATGAAAGGAATGAGAAGAAAGAGGTTGCTGCAAACTGATATGGCTTGTATTGCTCTGTTTCTCTTAATGTTGGGGAAATTGGTTAAAAAGTTTTATTGGTGAGAAACTGTTTGATGTGTAATCAATTGTTTTAGGGGCGATTTAGTGTAATTGGGGCTCAGCCAACAATGGAAATTGTTGCAAAAGAAAACATGGTGACTGTGATGGATCATCGTCGAGGACAGAGAGTGGAACAGTTTGAAGAGGATCCAATGATAGTTCCTCGGAGAATTATGGAGAAATGGAAGCCTCAGCGCATTGAGGAGCTCCCTGAAGCGTTTTGTGGTAAGTGATatggattttttgtttttccatgGTTTTGTTACTGATAAATAATTGAAGTCTTCAGGTCATTGAAAGAAGCTAGTTTTTGAACGACATTGGAAGCATGGCTTTTAGGATATAGAATATGACCTCTTTGCTGTTAAATCTTTCCACTGTATCAGCAATTCCTAGCCatatcttgttttcttggttatCTAATTTTAAGCTTGACTCAACATGTTCTAAAGGCACTGTCCAGTCAATGTATGTCACAGTAGACTGAAATGCCTTAGTATATGAAAAGATTGACTCACTGCAACTAATTTATGCATTAGACATCAATGTGTTTTTTCGTTCAGATGGTCTTCATTGctctttgtaattttttttttctgttctgACATCTGAAATGTCAATGAAAGATTTGTCAACATGCTGTTGAACTTCTTTGACCATGGGTTTTTCTTGTGGTTTGCATCTTGATGAAGCAATTACAAGGTGCAATTTTATATGTATTTTTGTAGGAAAACTACATTTACATTCTCTTGTAAACTTCTATTGATATTTCAAAAGTGATTTTTTCTTGAGGTTTGATTTGACCATTTAGTGTTTGCTGTCACTGAATGTGGGCTTTATCCTATCAAATAACCCCATTTCTTTAATTGACTACTTCTTTTTTAACTAGGTGGTTGGGTTGGTTATTTTTCATATGATACGGTCCGATACGTGGAGAAGAAGAAACTTCCTTTTTCAAATGCCCCTGTGGATGACAGAAACCTTCCTGATGTCCATCTAGGCCTCTATGATGATGTAATCGTGTTTGATCATGTGGAGAAGGTTAGCTACCATCCTCCCCAATATGTTTGGCTTTTGCTGAAGAACTAGCTTGGTGTCTTGGGGTTTCTAATTGTTGCTTAACATGCTCTATACATCTACCTCATGACCATGGTGAGCATAGTTGAAATTCTTTTTAAACACGACCCAATAAAGAAAGAAGTATCTTTCACACAAATGATTATCTTTCTTAAAGTAGATTGCAGATTAGTATTGCCTTATCCTTTTGTAtagattcaaaattttccctACACATTAGTCTTGATGCCTATAAAATTCTGAATTAAATTTTTGCGGTGTATAGCGTGTGGTTTCCGGTAGTATCATTCAAAATGGGACTGATTCAGTTTCTAGTTTATCTGTTAATGTGTTTTTTACCTTCTCATCTCTAAAATCTCAGAAAGCTTATGTGATTCACTGGGTGCGGTTGGATGAATTTTATTCGGTTGAGGAGGCCTACAATGATGGCATGAACCGGTTGGAGGCTTTGGTGTCTAGAGTTCATAATATTGTCCCGTGAGCTACCAAACTCAAAACTTTTGTATAATATTTATGTGTTTGTTACTGTTAAATTATGTTATGTATGATATAATTGTTAAATGCAGTCCCAGGCTGGCTGCTGGTTCAATTAACTTGTATACTAGCCTTTTTGGTCTGTCATTAAAGAATTCATCAATGTCAAGTGAAGACTATGAGAAAGCAGTGTTGCAGGCTAAGGAGCATATATTGGCTGGGGATATTTTTCAGATCGTTCTAAGTCAGCGTTTTGAGCGACGGACGTTTGCAGATCCATTTGAAGTTTACAGAGCATTAAGAATTGTCAATCCAAGTCCCTACATGACTTATTTACAGGTTTGCCTGCTTTCCACTCAAACTTGATACATTGTGTTTCTTTTTTGACCGTTTCTTGGACGTGTCTTATGATCAGGCAAGAGGATCTATTCTGGTTGGTTCAAGCCCTGAAATTCTCACCAGAGTTAAGAAGGTAAACTACTGCAGTCTGTCATCATGCAATTCAGTTTTCTCTGTTCCGTTAAATTAGTGGCTCAAAGTAAGCATGATTTTTTTAGTTAAGACCTTTTATCCATCTTTCTTGAGAATTGCACTTTTGATCTACTTTTTTACAGAAGCAGCTTAGTACACTAACCAGGTGTATTATCTGTTCTATGTTGCAGAGAACTATTACAAATAGGCCACTAGCAGGGACTATCAGGAGGGGAAAGACGCCCAAAGAAGACTACATGTTAGAAACTCAACTCCTTCATGATGAAAAACAGTGTGCGGAACACATTATGTTGGTTGATCTGGGGAGAAATGATGTTGGAAAGGTTTTCTCTTGGTCCTTTGATGTTACTTTCTTCATTTAGCAGATAAAGGAACATACATCTCATCGCATCACCACCTTCCCCAGCCCCTTCTGTGAGTAAAAGTGCTTTCCTGGTATTTGAAAGGGATGTGTAGGATTTAACCGTATCTTATCCTGCAgattaatatttttgattttattggatTATTAAATCCTTATGCTTCTCAACAGGATTCTTTGGATTTATACTGTTAAGAATAAACATTTCTTGTCTATCTACATGTAATCTCATGTTAGGAGTCTTTAAATACTTTGAATTAAATGACTGAAACTGCAGCGCCAATACACATCTGCTATCTTGTGCAATGTCTGTGTAGGTGTCTTTTTCATTGTAAAATGTCGCTCAGCATCTTGCCTTGTCAATCATCTTTTATGATGGTGGAACAACGTGAGACTTGATAAAAGATGTACTGTTGGCCGTCAACTTACAATGTATAAAGTATTTTGTTAATCTTGTAATGGTGCAATGCATTTGATCTTTTTGCGGAGATTATTTTTACCTCTTGATATTGTTATGGCACTGATTGTCTCATCAGGAAGTTTCTGTGATGCAGGTCTCAAAACCTGGTTCTGTGAATGTTGAGAAGCTCATGAACATTGAACGCTATTCCCATGTCATGCACATCAGCTCCACAGTAAGTTATTCTTATGGCCATATGTTAATTGTTCTCAATGAAAGAGTGATTTGCACAGAAAACAGAGTATGTTTGCAATTGGACAAATTGTTTAGACCAGAGCTCTTTACTTGATATGTTTAATGACCTTTTCTATTTGGGTAGTATATTTGATCAAAAGGTCTGTAATCCCAAACATTTCCGTTTCTCATTGGTAGAATTATGATTACCTTTTTTAATCgctagttttttttgttttgtttagatGCATCTGTTAAGGTTTTCTCCTAAAAGGGTATTgtttttggtggaaaaataaTTGACATGAGTGCATACACACAGTAAAGGCAGCGCATATGTTTTGCTTCGTCATTTGTAGCCAGTGGAGGAGCTGAGATTTGAGATTTGCTTCATACATGTTTGTGAATGTTGAACCTACTAAATCTCCTTTGCTGGTGCTATTTGCTTTTGCTCTATAGGATTCTGAAAATGATGGCATGATGGCATCCTACTTTGCAGGTTACTGGAGAGTTACTTGATCATTTGACTAGCTGGGACGCTCTTCGTGCAGCACTGCCTGTCGGAACTGTTAGTGGAGCCCCAAAGGTTCTTCATCTCCTTTCTATTTTGTATGCAGTCCGTCTTTTTGTTGGGTTTTGATTCAGTTGAAGATACCAGAGTTTTCACGTAGTCTAAACACACTATCTAAATAAAGATTCTTGACTGTATCATTACAATGCTCTTTATCATTGAAATGTGGCATTCTGCATATGATTCCACCCTATGATGTGTTTTTAGATGATTAGTTTGGTTTTATTTTGCACTGAAATAGGTAAAGGCCATGGAATTGATCGATCAGCTAGAAGTCACAAGGCGTGGACCTTATAGTGGTGGATTTGGGGGAATTTCTTTTTCTGGTGACATGGATGTTGCGCTAGCTTTGAGAACGATTGTATTCCCTACAGGAATGCGTTATGACACAATGTATTCGTACAAGGATGAATGCAGACGGAGAGAATGGATTGCCCATCTTCAGTCTGGGGCAGGTATAGTGGCTGATAGTGATCCTGCCGATGAGCAGAGAGAGTGTGAAAACAAAGCTGCTGCTCTTGCTCGTGCAATTGATCTAGCAGAGTCATCATTTGTTGAGAAATAACACAGTAAACTCCCATGGAAGTTGTTC is drawn from Coffea arabica cultivar ET-39 chromosome 1c, Coffea Arabica ET-39 HiFi, whole genome shotgun sequence and contains these coding sequences:
- the LOC113730400 gene encoding anthranilate synthase alpha subunit 2, chloroplastic → METLPLQHCPFPSTSGSGFLRSIPSGYKTISIATSNTSRLLPALKCSTITPSPFVDQSARFKEAAKHGNLIPLYRPIFSDHLTPVLAYRCLVREDDREAPSFLFESVEPGLKVSSVGRFSVIGAQPTMEIVAKENMVTVMDHRRGQRVEQFEEDPMIVPRRIMEKWKPQRIEELPEAFCGGWVGYFSYDTVRYVEKKKLPFSNAPVDDRNLPDVHLGLYDDVIVFDHVEKKAYVIHWVRLDEFYSVEEAYNDGMNRLEALVSRVHNIVPPRLAAGSINLYTSLFGLSLKNSSMSSEDYEKAVLQAKEHILAGDIFQIVLSQRFERRTFADPFEVYRALRIVNPSPYMTYLQARGSILVGSSPEILTRVKKRTITNRPLAGTIRRGKTPKEDYMLETQLLHDEKQCAEHIMLVDLGRNDVGKVSKPGSVNVEKLMNIERYSHVMHISSTVTGELLDHLTSWDALRAALPVGTVSGAPKVKAMELIDQLEVTRRGPYSGGFGGISFSGDMDVALALRTIVFPTGMRYDTMYSYKDECRRREWIAHLQSGAGIVADSDPADEQRECENKAAALARAIDLAESSFVEK